In Motilibacter peucedani, one genomic interval encodes:
- a CDS encoding Tat pathway signal sequence domain protein has product MTRATYDPAPLLSRRAVIGGSLALAAGLAGGLPAASAAPAGPTTPRGLAPGRSQDAACAFLDAMTDRWAGPGAPRLAQSYSDQNGLFSTAFVYDNALAVCAYLGGTRKATRTRAVQLGDGLLYAMDHDPGYSDGRLRQAYNVGPYTFYDGSPQPYGFVLPDGDANIGWQFGFLGTAVGDMAWPGIALVQLGAREKEERFTAGAVRIARWIVDNAYSTLPLGGFSFGVDAANHKVLAHSTEHNIDCYAFFTMLTELTGDGQWTEHAEHALAFVEEMWEPGGGFFYTGSNDGIAINPSPKPLDVQTWSWLALRDDRFAASLDWAGSTLAVTDTPTSPGSQLPAGTTFTGVTFSDVSKTSGASYNGLPVDPDGVWLEGTGQLVCALVDRDQEGDSARAQALLAQVRGVQATLGGGQTVGGQPVSGGIVAASSLLDTGFGFSYAQSQHVGATSWYLMGSRHKNPMQYREL; this is encoded by the coding sequence ATGACGCGTGCCACGTACGACCCCGCCCCCCTCCTCTCCCGCCGCGCGGTCATCGGCGGCTCCCTCGCGCTCGCAGCCGGCCTGGCCGGTGGACTGCCCGCTGCGTCCGCAGCGCCGGCAGGGCCGACCACGCCCCGCGGACTCGCTCCGGGCAGGTCGCAGGACGCCGCCTGTGCGTTCCTCGACGCGATGACCGACCGGTGGGCCGGCCCGGGCGCACCACGCCTGGCGCAGAGCTACTCCGACCAGAACGGGCTGTTCAGCACGGCGTTCGTCTACGACAACGCCCTCGCGGTCTGCGCCTACCTCGGCGGCACGCGCAAGGCCACACGGACCCGGGCCGTGCAGCTCGGTGACGGCCTGCTCTACGCCATGGACCACGACCCGGGCTACTCCGACGGCCGGCTGCGTCAGGCCTACAACGTCGGGCCCTACACGTTCTACGACGGCAGCCCGCAGCCCTACGGGTTCGTGCTGCCCGACGGCGACGCCAACATCGGCTGGCAGTTCGGCTTCCTCGGCACCGCGGTCGGCGACATGGCGTGGCCGGGCATCGCGCTCGTCCAGCTCGGCGCCCGCGAGAAGGAGGAGCGGTTCACCGCCGGCGCCGTCCGGATCGCCCGCTGGATCGTCGACAACGCGTACTCCACGCTGCCGCTCGGCGGCTTCTCCTTCGGGGTGGACGCGGCGAACCACAAGGTCCTGGCGCACTCCACCGAGCACAACATCGACTGCTACGCCTTCTTCACCATGCTCACCGAGCTGACCGGCGACGGGCAGTGGACCGAGCACGCGGAGCACGCCCTCGCCTTCGTCGAGGAGATGTGGGAGCCGGGCGGCGGGTTCTTCTACACCGGCAGCAACGACGGCATCGCGATCAACCCGAGCCCGAAGCCGCTCGACGTGCAGACCTGGAGCTGGCTGGCCCTGCGCGACGACCGCTTCGCCGCGAGCCTCGACTGGGCGGGGTCCACCCTCGCCGTGACGGACACGCCGACCTCACCGGGCAGCCAGCTGCCTGCCGGCACGACGTTCACCGGCGTCACGTTCAGCGACGTCAGCAAGACCTCCGGCGCGTCCTACAACGGCCTGCCGGTCGACCCTGACGGAGTCTGGCTCGAGGGGACCGGCCAGCTGGTCTGTGCGCTGGTGGACCGGGACCAGGAGGGCGACTCCGCGAGGGCGCAGGCGCTGCTGGCGCAGGTGCGCGGGGTGCAGGCCACGCTCGGGGGCGGGCAGACCGTCGGTGGGCAGCCGGTGAGCGGTGGCATCGTCGCCGCCAGCTCGCTGCTCGACACCGGCTTCGGCTTCAGCTACGCCCAGTCCCAGCACGTGGGCGCCACGTCCTGGTACCTCATGGGGAGCCGGCACAAGAACCCGATGCAGTACCGCGAGCTGTAG
- a CDS encoding discoidin domain-containing protein, with amino-acid sequence MRRRTVATAAAGSAVALCLAGAPAVQAASSYSDPVPQARVWVTTVDRAELLHERSPVPFTAHDTSQVTIRVDPSATYQSMDGFGAALTDSSAAVLSSLPQAQRDATMRSLFDPVQGIGISFLRQPVGSSDFTASPTHYTYDDVAPGQTDFPLAHFSVAHDEAQVLPLLRQAKALNPSLKVMATPWSPPAWMKTGDSLVGGRLKDDPAVYDAYARYLVRFVQAYAAAGVPVDYLSVQNEPQNRAPKAYPGTDMPVRQEVAVIEALGPMLQAASPRTKILAYDHNWSTHPDDVATTPPGESPETDYPYEVLDSPAAQWVAGTAYHCYSGDPGAQSALHAAHPGKGIWFTECSGSHGPTDTPAQVFRGTLTWHARTLTVGTTRNWAKSVVTWNVALDSTGGPHNGGCDTCTGLVTLQPDGSVTTDAEYYTIGHLSKFVQPGAVRIASSSYGTPGWNGQLTDVAFRNPDGSTALVVHNENDDPRSFTVAQGGRSFDYTLPGGSLATFTWPRSRVLDDKLDLLDTSGATATASPAGEGPAAAVDGDGSTRWSSGQAQAPGQHLTVDLGERTHFRRVSVDSGGNLGDYARSWALSVSDDGTTWRTVATGVGTGQVTDVDVPRTRARYVRITSTGSSGSWWSIADLRFYD; translated from the coding sequence ATGAGGCGTCGCACCGTCGCGACCGCAGCCGCCGGCTCGGCCGTCGCCCTCTGCCTGGCCGGCGCACCCGCCGTGCAGGCCGCCAGCTCCTACAGCGACCCCGTGCCGCAGGCGCGGGTGTGGGTGACGACCGTCGACCGGGCCGAGCTGCTCCACGAGCGCTCGCCCGTGCCGTTCACCGCCCACGACACCTCGCAGGTCACGATCCGCGTCGACCCCAGCGCGACCTACCAGAGCATGGACGGCTTCGGCGCCGCCCTCACCGACTCCTCGGCCGCCGTGCTGTCGTCGCTGCCGCAGGCGCAGCGCGACGCGACGATGCGCTCGCTGTTCGACCCGGTGCAGGGCATCGGCATCAGCTTCCTCCGCCAGCCGGTCGGCTCGTCGGACTTCACCGCCTCGCCGACGCACTACACCTACGACGACGTCGCGCCCGGGCAGACGGACTTCCCGCTCGCGCACTTCTCGGTCGCCCATGACGAGGCCCAGGTGCTGCCCCTGCTCCGACAGGCCAAGGCGCTGAACCCGTCGCTGAAGGTCATGGCGACGCCGTGGAGCCCGCCGGCGTGGATGAAGACGGGGGACTCGCTGGTCGGCGGCCGGCTGAAGGACGACCCCGCGGTCTACGACGCCTACGCCCGCTACCTGGTGAGGTTCGTGCAGGCCTACGCAGCGGCCGGCGTCCCGGTCGACTACCTCTCGGTCCAGAACGAGCCGCAGAACCGTGCGCCGAAGGCCTACCCGGGCACCGACATGCCGGTGCGCCAGGAGGTCGCCGTCATCGAGGCGCTCGGCCCGATGCTCCAGGCGGCGAGCCCCCGCACCAAGATCCTCGCCTACGACCACAACTGGTCGACGCACCCCGACGACGTGGCCACGACGCCGCCGGGGGAGAGCCCGGAGACCGACTACCCCTACGAGGTCCTCGACAGCCCGGCCGCGCAGTGGGTGGCGGGGACCGCGTACCACTGCTACTCCGGCGACCCGGGCGCGCAGAGCGCCCTGCACGCCGCGCACCCCGGCAAGGGGATCTGGTTCACCGAGTGCTCGGGCTCCCACGGCCCGACCGACACGCCCGCACAGGTCTTCCGTGGCACGCTCACCTGGCACGCGCGCACCCTGACCGTCGGCACCACCCGCAACTGGGCCAAGTCCGTCGTGACCTGGAACGTCGCCCTCGACAGCACCGGTGGCCCGCACAACGGCGGGTGCGACACGTGCACCGGCCTGGTGACGCTGCAGCCCGACGGCTCGGTCACCACCGACGCGGAGTACTACACGATCGGCCACCTGTCGAAGTTCGTGCAGCCCGGGGCCGTGCGCATCGCGTCGAGCTCCTACGGCACGCCGGGCTGGAACGGCCAGCTCACCGACGTCGCGTTCCGCAACCCCGACGGCTCCACCGCCCTCGTGGTGCACAACGAGAACGACGACCCCCGCAGCTTCACCGTGGCGCAGGGCGGTCGGTCGTTCGACTACACGCTGCCGGGCGGGTCGCTCGCGACGTTCACGTGGCCGCGCAGCCGCGTGCTCGACGACAAGCTCGACCTGCTCGACACCTCCGGCGCGACCGCCACGGCCAGCCCGGCCGGCGAGGGCCCGGCGGCCGCGGTCGACGGCGACGGCTCGACGCGGTGGTCGAGCGGCCAGGCGCAGGCGCCCGGGCAGCACCTCACGGTCGACCTCGGCGAGCGCACGCACTTCCGACGGGTGTCCGTCGACAGCGGCGGCAACCTCGGCGACTACGCCCGCTCCTGGGCGCTGTCGGTGAGCGACGACGGCACGACCTGGCGCACGGTGGCCACCGGGGTCGGCACAGGCCAGGTGACCGACGTCGACGTGCCGCGCACCCGGGCCCGCTACGTGCGCATCACCTCCACCGGCTCCAGCGGCAGCTGGTGGAGCATCGCCGACCTGCGCTTCTACGACTGA
- a CDS encoding putative protein N(5)-glutamine methyltransferase — protein MPRHLDPQDALVARLRAAGCVFAEDEAALLTSAARDRDHLDALVDERVAGRPLEQVLGWVEFCGLRLAVAPGVFVPRRRTALLVERAAALVPAGGVLVDLCCGCGAVAAAVTARVPDLEVHAVDVDPVATACAAANLLGPGTVHTGDLYAPLPGRLRGRVDVVVCNAPYVPTAAIELMPREARDHEPRVALDGGRDGVDVQRRVAAGSRDWLVPGGSLLVETGEEQAPRTLRAFRDAGLVAHVVRSEELDATVVVGTPPTARGTASGSCAGSP, from the coding sequence ATGCCGCGGCACCTCGATCCACAGGACGCCCTCGTGGCGCGCCTGCGGGCCGCCGGGTGCGTGTTCGCCGAGGACGAGGCGGCGCTGCTCACCTCCGCCGCCCGCGACCGCGACCACCTCGACGCGCTGGTCGACGAGCGGGTGGCCGGACGCCCGCTCGAGCAGGTGCTCGGGTGGGTCGAGTTCTGCGGCCTGCGGCTCGCGGTCGCACCGGGAGTCTTCGTGCCGAGGCGGCGTACGGCGCTGCTCGTCGAGCGCGCGGCGGCTCTCGTGCCCGCCGGGGGAGTGCTGGTCGACCTCTGCTGCGGGTGCGGCGCGGTCGCCGCGGCGGTCACCGCACGCGTACCCGATCTCGAGGTCCACGCCGTCGACGTCGACCCGGTGGCCACCGCCTGCGCCGCCGCCAACCTGCTCGGTCCAGGCACTGTCCACACCGGAGACCTCTACGCACCACTTCCCGGCCGGCTGCGCGGCCGGGTCGACGTGGTCGTCTGCAACGCGCCGTACGTGCCCACCGCCGCCATCGAGCTGATGCCGCGCGAGGCGCGCGACCACGAGCCGCGGGTCGCGCTCGACGGCGGCCGCGACGGCGTCGACGTGCAGCGGCGGGTCGCCGCCGGCTCGCGCGACTGGCTCGTCCCTGGGGGCTCGCTGCTGGTCGAGACCGGCGAGGAGCAGGCGCCGCGTACGCTGCGCGCCTTCCGCGACGCCGGCCTGGTCGCGCACGTGGTGCGCTCCGAGGAGCTCGACGCGACGGTGGTCGTCGGCACCCCGCCTACAGCTCGCGGTACTGCATCGGGTTCTTGTGCCGGCTCCCCATGA